From the genome of Populus alba chromosome 10, ASM523922v2, whole genome shotgun sequence, one region includes:
- the LOC118043359 gene encoding S-type anion channel SLAH1 — protein sequence MFFFKVVEAEFWHRVGVNHLFAPWISWLLLLQSGPFVALNTVSYLVLWWVYAVPIVALDVKIYGQWFSKGKRFLSTFANLTSQLSVIGNLVGAQAAAKMGWKEIAIFLFSPSMVLYLVLFATLLYQRLSVGDRLPAMFSVAWWGLNCSFPLTVQAVASRDYAEEVKGGIADAVMLLLSGTSIVLSLILTVFIVFNNKNREIEQSHEVDGRGTEDR from the exons ATGTTTTTCTTCAAGGTAGTGGAAGCCGAATTCTGGCATCGTGTAGGGGTTAATCATCTGTTTGCTCCCTGGATTTCTTGGCTTCTTTTGCTTCAATCTGGACCCTTTGTTGCTCTAAACACTGTGTCCTACCTTGTTCTTTGGTGGGTATATGCGGTTCCGATAGTGGCACTTGATGTTAAAATTTATGGTCAATGGTTCTCTAAAGGAAAGAGGTTTCTGTCAACTTTTGCAAATCTAACAAGCCAGTTATCTGTAATTGGAAACTTGGTTGGTGCTCAAGCTGCAGCTAAGATGGGATGGAAAGAGATTgctattttcttgttttccccTAGCATGGTCCTTTATTTGGTTCTGTTTGCTACACTTTTGTATCAGCGCTTATCTGTTGGTGACAGGCTTCCAGCCAT GTTCAGTGTTGCATGGTGGGGGCTTAATTGCTCGTTCCCGTTGACTGTCCAAGCTGTCGCTTCGAGGGACTATGCAGAGGAAGTGAAAGGGGGCATTGCAGATGCTGTAATGCTTCTCCTTTCTGGGACCTCCATCGTGCTCTCACTTATTTTGACAGTATTTATTGTGTTTAACAATAAAAACAGAGAGATAGAGCAGAGTCATGAAGTTGATGGGCGTGGAACGGAGGATCgttga
- the LOC118043059 gene encoding delta(24)-sterol reductase, translated as MSDLEAPLRPKRKKVWVDYFVQFRWILVIFVVLPISFTLYFLTYLGDVKSEMKSYKQRQKEHDENVKKVVKRLKERNPSKDGLVCTARKPWIAVGMRNVDYKRARHFEVDLSAFRNILEIDRERMVARVEPLVNMGQISRASVPMNLSLAVVAELDDLTVGGLINGYGIEGSSHIYGLFSDTVVAYEIVLADGQVVRATKDNEYSDIFYAVPWSQGTLGLLVSAEIKLIPVKEYMRLTYKPVVGNLKELAQGYIDSFAPRDGDQDNPSKVPDFVETMIYNSTEGVMMTGRYASKEEAKKKGNVINNVGWWFKPWFYQHAQTALKKGEFVEYIPTREYYHRHTRCLYWEGKLILPFADQWWFRFLLGWMMPPKVSLLKATQGEAIRNYYHEMHVIQDMLVPLYKVGDALEWVDREMEVYPIWLCPHRLFKLPVKTMVYPEPGFEHQHRQGDTSYAQMYTDVGVYYSPGPVLRGEVFDGAEAVRRMEDWLIENHGFQPQYAVSELNEKKFWRMFDADLYEHARKKYGAVGTFMSVYYKSKKGRKTEKEVQEAEQANLETAYAEAG; from the exons ATGTCCGATCTTGAGGCCCCCCTGCGCCCAAAGAGGAAGAAGGTGTGGGTAGACTATTTTGTCCAGTTCAGATGGATCTTAGTCATTTTTGTTGTTCTCCCAATCTCCTTCACCCTTTACTTTCTCACTTATCTTGGGGATGTCAAATCAGAGATGAAATCCTACAAACAGCGTCAGAAGGAACatgatgaaaatgttaaaaaagtgGTGAAACGCCTCAAAGAGAGGAATCCATCCAAGGATGGTCTTGTTTGCACTGCTCGTAAACCCTGGATTGCTGTTGGAATGCGGAATGTTGACTATAAACGGGCTCGGCACTTTGAAGTTGATTTATCAGCTTTCCGTAATATCCTTGAAATTGACAGAGAGAGAATGGTTGCAAGAGTTGAGCCACTTGTAAATATGGGACAGATTAGCAGGGCAAGTGTCCCAATGAATCTTTCCCTTGCAGTGGTTGCAGAACTTGATGATCTCACTGTTGGTGGGCTAATTAATGGTTATGGGATTGAAGGAAGCTCTCACATCTATGGCTTGTTCTCTGACACTGTTGTGGCTTATGAGATTGTTTTGGCAGATGGTCAGGTTGTTAGGGCCACCAAGGACAACGAATACTCTGATATTTTCTATGCTGTCCCTTGGTCTCAGGGAACACTTGGGCTTCTTGTCTCTGCTGAGATCAAGCTTATTCCTGTTAAGGAATACATGAGGCTGACCTACAAGCCTGTGGTGGGTAATCTGAAAGAACTTGCACAGGGCTATATAGACTCTTTTGCACCCAGAGATGGAGATCAGGATAACCCAAGCAAGGTTCCAGACTTTGTGGAGACTATGATTTATAACTCTACCGAAGGTGTGATGATGACAGGGAGATATGCCTCCAAAGAAGAGGCCAAGAAGAAGGGAAATGTGATTAACAATGTTGGTTGGTGGTTTAAACCGTGGTTCTATCAGCATGCTCAGACAGCCCTAAAGAAAGGGGAGTTTGTAGAGTACATTCCAACCAGAGAATATTATCACAGGCACACAAGGTGTTTGTACTGGGAGGGGAAGCTCATACTTCCATTTGCTGACCAATGGTGGTTTAGATTTCTCTTAGGCTGGATGATGCCTCCAAAGGTTTCTCTTCTCAAGGCTACTCAAGGTGAAGCAATCAGAAACTATTACCATGAGATGCATGTCATTCAGGATATGCTTGTTCCTCTTTACAAGGTTGGGGATGCCCTAGAATGGGTCGACCGTGAGATGGAG GTATATCCCATTTGGCTTTGTCCGCACAGGTTGTTCAAGCTTCCTGTGAAAACTATGGTGTATCCTGAGCCAGGGTTTGAGCATCAGCACAGACAGGGAGACACATCCTATGCCCAGATGTACACCGATGTTGGGGTGTATTATTCACCTGGACCTGTGTTGAGGGGTGAGGTGTTCGATGGTGCAGAAGCAGTTCGCAGAATGGAGGACTGGTTGATAGAAAACCATGGCTTCCAGCCTCAGTATGCAGTGTCCGAGCTGAATGAGAAGAAATTCTGGAGGATGTTTGATGCTGACCTCTATGAACACGCCAGGAAGAAATATGGAGCAGTGGGAACCTTCATGAGCGTGTACTACAAATCCAAGAAAGGAAGGAAGACGGAGAAGGAGGTGCAGGAAGCAGAACAAGCCAACCTTGAGACTGCCTATGCTGAGGCTGGTTAA